From one Anoplolepis gracilipes chromosome 8, ASM4749672v1, whole genome shotgun sequence genomic stretch:
- the LOC140668895 gene encoding uncharacterized protein, which yields MAVEFLINRLKALLVLLFGIFKRAMCCLRRRRRSSCDCEPLSTVGVVPNVLTNSTELEQWDKWEENPVVVIPDKPINTVQAKIEQYRQQVVKPPEVPTEERLNFFENMTPKITRQTKVLIKDKDMDSSALNATKFTAMGPVPTNELEEWEENTAAWEVDTMEEFNDSTKALREQRRREREQRLIEQQQKRLERTAKSQPLGAKLCS from the exons ATGGCTGTGGAGTTTCTGATAAATCGACTCAAGGCACTGCTCGTATTGCTTTTCGGGATATTTAAGCGTGCAATGTGCTGTCTTCGACGTCGAAGAAGATCGTCCTGCGACTGCGAGCCTTTGTCCACGGTTGGTGTGGTACCAAATGTCTTGACTAACTCAACG GAATTAGAACAATGGGATAAGTGGGAGGAGAATCCAGTTGTCGTTATACCAGATAAACCAATTAACACAGTACAAGCAAAAATAGAACAGTATCGACAACAAGTAGTTAAACCTCCTGAAGTACCTACTGAAGAACGGCTTAACTTTTTTGag aacatGACTCCAAAAATCACTAGACaaacaaaagttttaataaaagataaagatatgGATAGCTCTGCTCTTAATGCTACAAAATTCACAGCGATGGGTCCAGTCCCAACT AATGAATTGGAAGAATGGGAAGAAAACACTGCTGCTTGGGAAGTAGACACTATGGAAGAATTCAATGACTCTACCAAAGCATTGCGAGAgcaaagaaggagagagagggagcaACGTTTAATAGAGCAACAGCAAAAAAGACTGGAACGTACAGCAAAATCACAACCCTTGGGTGCAAAACTATGTTCTTGA